A section of the Acidobacterium capsulatum ATCC 51196 genome encodes:
- a CDS encoding carboxylesterase/lipase family protein — protein MTRTFLRLAALFAAAVFGSSALAATAPTVHIANGVVQGTHEDGLSIYRGIPFAAPPLGALRWRAPQPVKNWTGVLHADHFAPACMQHLEAWMGPIHDSEDCLYLNVWSPAKSAKANLPVMVWIYGGGFTSGATSIAAYSGENLAKHGVVVVSISYRVGPLGFLALPALSAESKHHVSGNYGLLDQIAGLRWVQHNVAAFGGDPHKVTIFGESAGGISVSMLAASPLAHGLFQSAISESGSSFGPTRTPPAPGENVQTLANAEREGAAFEKHLGASSLAQLRQLPPSTIDDARAAGGEFWPVMDGRVIVGDEYNLYKEGRYNHTPVLIGTNSDEGALFGTPPTREAYLNGVRQRFGPFADRVLAVYPATPAAWRQSSMNLMRDTAFAWGTWSWARLQSRTHGGPVYMYYFDHIQPRPADSPWKNAIGAVHSEEIVYVFEHINQSPNLPWTPVDRKLSADMATYWTNFAKYGTPNGNGLPNWPAFTNASAKVMHFTSAPTVGGVANLHKLEVLNAYFAWRRTPQGEAWVKNHKPAPRHADAH, from the coding sequence ATGACCAGAACTTTTCTTCGTCTTGCCGCCCTGTTCGCGGCTGCTGTTTTTGGATCATCCGCTCTGGCCGCCACTGCGCCTACCGTTCATATTGCGAATGGCGTCGTTCAAGGCACGCATGAAGATGGGCTCAGCATCTATCGAGGCATACCTTTTGCCGCGCCTCCCCTGGGCGCGCTGCGCTGGCGCGCCCCGCAGCCGGTGAAGAATTGGACCGGAGTGCTGCACGCCGATCACTTTGCACCGGCTTGCATGCAGCACCTTGAGGCCTGGATGGGCCCCATTCACGACAGCGAAGACTGCCTTTATCTGAACGTGTGGAGTCCGGCAAAGTCCGCAAAGGCAAATCTGCCTGTAATGGTGTGGATCTACGGTGGAGGCTTCACCTCGGGAGCCACGTCCATCGCGGCTTATAGCGGAGAAAATCTCGCGAAGCATGGCGTCGTGGTGGTGAGCATCTCTTACCGCGTGGGGCCTCTGGGCTTTCTGGCCTTGCCCGCGTTGAGTGCCGAGTCAAAGCATCATGTCTCCGGCAACTATGGCCTGCTCGATCAAATTGCCGGCCTGCGCTGGGTGCAGCACAACGTTGCCGCGTTTGGTGGAGACCCGCACAAAGTCACCATCTTCGGCGAATCCGCCGGGGGTATCTCGGTGAGCATGCTGGCAGCCTCGCCGCTGGCGCATGGCCTCTTTCAGAGCGCCATCTCAGAGAGCGGAAGCTCGTTCGGCCCCACGCGCACACCGCCTGCTCCGGGTGAGAACGTGCAGACGCTCGCCAATGCAGAACGCGAAGGCGCGGCCTTTGAAAAGCACCTCGGCGCAAGCTCGCTCGCGCAACTGCGCCAACTGCCGCCCAGCACCATCGATGACGCAAGAGCAGCGGGTGGTGAGTTCTGGCCCGTGATGGATGGCCGCGTCATCGTGGGCGACGAGTACAACCTCTACAAAGAGGGCCGCTACAATCACACGCCTGTGCTCATCGGCACCAACTCCGATGAGGGCGCGCTCTTCGGCACCCCGCCCACGCGCGAGGCTTATCTGAATGGAGTGCGCCAGCGGTTTGGCCCCTTTGCGGATCGCGTTCTCGCCGTTTATCCGGCCACGCCCGCTGCCTGGCGTCAATCAAGCATGAACCTCATGCGCGACACGGCGTTTGCCTGGGGCACCTGGAGCTGGGCTCGCCTTCAGTCCCGGACGCATGGCGGCCCGGTGTACATGTACTACTTCGATCACATTCAGCCGCGCCCGGCCGACTCCCCGTGGAAGAACGCCATCGGCGCAGTGCACTCCGAAGAGATCGTGTATGTCTTTGAGCACATCAACCAATCGCCCAACCTGCCGTGGACGCCGGTCGATCGCAAGCTCTCCGCAGACATGGCCACCTACTGGACGAACTTTGCCAAGTACGGCACGCCCAACGGCAACGGGCTGCCGAACTGGCCCGCCTTCACCAACGCCAGCGCAAAGGTGATGCATTTCACCAGCGCGCCCACTGTGGGCGGGGT